From a region of the Candidatus Dependentiae bacterium genome:
- a CDS encoding cell division protein ZapA codes for MSEKKSYKVSIFGETYSLLSDESDDYVTQAAQLIDSYMKEVAGKLSPQTHTAQAKKCAVLAALRVAIILLKEKGRKEQRKQVEQNLVAWIDQELLSVS; via the coding sequence ATGAGTGAAAAGAAAAGCTATAAAGTTTCTATTTTTGGTGAAACGTATTCGTTGTTGAGTGATGAGTCCGATGATTATGTTACTCAGGCAGCACAGCTTATTGACTCGTACATGAAGGAAGTTGCAGGCAAATTGTCTCCTCAAACTCATACAGCACAAGCAAAAAAGTGTGCTGTACTGGCAGCCTTGCGAGTAGCGATTATTTTATTAAAGGAAAAAGGGCGGAAAGAACAGCGAAAACAAGTAGAACAAAATCTTGTAGCTTGGATAGATCAAGAACTACTTTCGGTGTCATAG
- the zapB gene encoding cell division protein ZapB, with the protein MEVLKVLEEKIVSLVDLIRELKTENVRLAEENAQLNAKLTTLECSVDNGTQRINELSQEKTLTKLVVDDLIKSIDSLVTAENR; encoded by the coding sequence GTGGAAGTTTTGAAGGTGCTGGAAGAAAAAATTGTTTCTTTGGTGGATTTGATTAGAGAACTTAAAACAGAAAATGTCCGGCTAGCGGAAGAAAATGCGCAACTGAATGCAAAGCTTACAACATTGGAGTGCTCAGTGGACAATGGTACACAGCGCATTAATGAGCTCAGTCAGGAAAAAACATTAACGAAATTGGTTGTTGACGATTTGATTAAAAGTATTGACTCATTAGTTACAGCTGAAAATCGATAG